Genomic segment of Cytobacillus suaedae:
TGGACGGTCACTAGTCTTAATACGTTTTTCTCCAGTATCCCGACTTTGATTGCGGCAATAATATTAGTAAATCTGCCCTTTTTAATCTTTTCAGAAAATCGGTACATTTGGTGTGTATTCATACTTGCCTTTATCGAAGTCGGAAGAGTCAGCCATCTTTTTCAACAGCAAGCGTACGATCTATCAGAGAAAGAATTTATTAGAGTTGCCAGACTGCAAGGAAACAGTCATACCGGAATCATTTTCCGACACTATCTTCCATACTTATTCCCAGCCATGATCACCAATTTCTTTTCAGATCTTGGCCGTGTGACGATTCTTATAGGGCAGCTTGGATTATTCAATATATTTGTAACCCATCAACTCCTTGATGTGGGTCATGGTTATTTCGAGCTGCAGAACTCTAGCTATAACTGGGCAACTCTGTTATCAACAACACGATCGAGCCTAATAAGTGCCCCATGGATACCATTGTTCCCAGCACTCGCACTCTGTTATGTCATGTTTACATTTAACATTATCGGAGAAGGATTACGACGCAAATTTACAAAGAGTGCGGAGTATTTGTAAAATAAATAAGCGAACAGTATCTTTAATACTGTTCGCTTTGCTCTTTATTTAAAGAATGTAGCTAAGATCTGATCGACAGACATCCCACTATTTACTTCATAAGTACCTGGACGAAGCTTATTAGCTAGACCTCTATCTTCCACAATTTTAGTGAAATTAAAGGCATTTTCAATATAACCCGCTTGTTGAAGGGCTTTACCTACATCAATACTTGTCATACCTTCTGCAACAGTGACTGTTGTTTTGGTAACTTCGGATTCTTTCTTTTTAGTATCCTCTTTAGTCGAATTCTCTTTTTGTGCCGTTTCACCAGATTTCTCTTTTGTAGACTCTTCTCCTTCTACTTCCTTAGGACCTGTGATTTGTTGCCACTCTTCATCCGACAAAATAACATACCCTTTGGTTGTTAGTTGCTCTTTCATTTCGTCTTCAGTTACAGCAATGGTTGTTTCAATTACACTTGTTTCAGTGTTAGGCTCAGCATAATATACCGCACCACATACACCTGTTGAAACAATCAGTCCTGCTGCAAAGCTTATTATCAATTTAGGATTCATTCGCTACATTTCTCCTTCCATCAACGGATACATATGGAGAAAGTAGATGTTGAATTTCAATGATAGATAAATCTTTTTGTGCGGAAATTCCTTCAAGTGAATATCCACGTTTATGCATATCTAGCACTTCTCTTAACAGTACACGTTTGCTTGAAGAATCTGTTTGAATACCAACCTCTTTTGCAAAAATTTCAGCATCAAGCTCTAGATTACGAACTTGGTTGCCAAGTCTATTAATCTCTTCCATTAGTTGAATGGACACTAAATCTATTTCTTTTTTCTCTTTTTTCGCTAATTGTTTCATTCGCACAAATGAAAAGATAAGTAACAACATTGCAATTCCAAATAAAATTGTTAAAGCCAAGCCCATCCTATTTTGCCTCCAATAACTGAATCTAAATTCTAGCAAACTTATTATACTACAATCTTGTCGATTTTTGCCCCCAAACATCAAAACAAGTCGAAAGTAATTGAATTTGTTAAAATAAAGTAATCGAATTGTAACGGTAAATAGGAAGATTGTACCTTGATTTTGACTAATATTTTTAAGAGACAAAACAAAAACCCAAATCTTTTCTGATCTGGGTCTCGATGGTAATATCTATAAACTATTAACCTCTTCAGTTACTGTTTTTATAATAAACTCTAAATCTTCTTCTAGAATATTTAACGGCGGGGAAAGGGTTAGGACATTGTTATATCCGGCAACAGTCGCACCATTTTTACCAAGTATTAAGCCTTTTTGTTTACACCCGGCAATGACTTTGTTAACAAGCTCCACTTCTAGTGGTTCCTTAGTAATTTTGTTTTTTACAAGTTCGATTCCGACAAGCAAACCTTTCCCTCTTACATTCCCTACATAGGAATGATCTTGTAGATTGCTAGCTAAGATTTGTTTTAATCGCTCGCCTAGAGTTTTTGAGCGGGCAAAAAGATTTTCGTTTTCCATGATCTCAAGGTTTTTCATCGCAAGTGCGCATGCTGCAGGATTTCCCCCAAAGGTATTTATATGACGGAAATAATCGTATTCCTCTGTTCCTTTAAATGATTCATAGATTTCCTTTCTCACAGCGGTGACTGATAGAGGTAAATAAGCACTCGTAATTCCTTTAGCCATTGTAATGATGTCTGGTGTTACACCATAATTCATGAAGCCGAACGGTTTACCTGTTCTCCCAAAACCACAAATTACTTCATCAACAATGAGCAGAGCTCCATGCTTTTCACAAACCTCTTTTACCCCTTTCATGTACCCATCAGGTGGAATTAAAATGCCACCACCAGTAATAATTGGTTCCATAATCATTCCTGCAATTGTTTCACTTAACTCCCATGTCATGGCACGATCTATGTCTTGGACGGACTTTAATTCGGTTGGCTTACAGTCATCACTTTCTGGGCAGCGGTATGAATCTGGTGGAGCAACATGAATAAAACCGGGTGCTAGTGGCTCATACTTAAACTTTCGTTGTGCCTGACCCGTGGCAGCGAGTGAACCCATCGAATTCCCATGGTATGAGCGGTATCTAGAAATAAACTTATAACGAGATCCTTCTCCTCTTTGCTGATGATATTGTCTCGCAATCTTAAAAGCCGTTTCATTTGCTTCTGAACCGCTATTAGAGAAGAAGATTACATATTCTTCTCCTAGCATTTCGTTGAGCTTTTCAGCTAGTTTAATTGCTGGAGTATGACTTTGCGTAAGCGGATAATAGGCCATTTCCTTTAATTGCTCATAAGCAGCTTCAGCGAGCTCAGTTCTACCATAACCTACGTTTACACACCATAATCCAGCCATCCCATCTAGGTAGCGTTTTCCGGTATAATCTGTTACCCACGACCCCTCTGCTTTCTCAACAACCATTGTCCCATCCGGGTTATAAGGTTTCATCGAATGCCAGACATAATCCTTATCCTTTGAAAGGATATCACTATCTTGTTTCATCTTTGTCATCACGTCTTTCCCCTTTCCATTCATGAAAATCGGACAAAAACACGAGGGGAGTACTCTAGAGGGATACTCTCCCCTTTTTACAACAGTGTATTAATAATCAAAACGGGATGTAATCATTTTTTTACGAGTAAAGAAATTTACTCCATCTTTTCCGTTTACATGAAGGTCTCCATAGAAAGAATCCTTCCAGCCTGAGAATGGGAAAAAGGCCATTGTGGCTGGTACTCCTACATTGATTCCTAGCATACCAGCATCCGCTTCTTGTCTAAATTGTCTAACAGCTCTTGCATCCTTTGTATAGATCGTTGCTCCGTTTCCATAACGAGATTTACGAATATATTCAAGCCCTTCATCAAGATCCTTTGCGCGTAGTAAGCTTAATACAGGCGCAAAAATTTCATCTTTTGCAATTGTCATTTCTGGGGTAACATGGTCAAAAATCGTTGCACCCAAGAAATTTCCTTCCTGCATTTTTTGCATATCCACTCGCCCATCTCTTATAAGTGTAGCGCCTTCTTCTAAGCCTTTTTCAATATAGCCTAACACCTTTTGGCGGTGAGAATCTCTAATTACTGGAGTAAGTAATACCTCATCATCTATTCCATTTCCGATAATCAGTTCATCAGCCTTATTTTTAAGTGCTTCAACAAATTTATCGCCATCTCCAACGACAACAACTGCACTGCACGCCATACAACGTTGACCAGCGCTTCCAAATGTTGAACTAATGATATTAGCTACCGCTTTTTCCATGTCCGCATCTGGCATAACAATGTGATGATTTTTTGCACCTGAAAGAGCTTGAACACGTTTGCCTTGAGCAGCTGCTCTTTCGTAAACATATTTTGCAACCGGTTGTGAGCCAACAAATGATATCGCTTTCACTTCAGGGTGATCTAATAGTCCATTTACAACATCATGTGCACCATGGACAATGTTCAATACGCCTTTTGGAGCACCAGCTTCTGTAAACAATCTAGCAAGCTCATTTGCTAAAATCGGTGTACGTTCTGAAGGCTTAAGTACAAATGTATTTCCACACGCAATTGCTAGTGGGAACATCCACATAGGAACCATCATCGGGAAGTTAAATGGCGTAATTCCTCCAACTACACCTAAAGGAAAACGGAACATTTCTGAATCAATATCCTCGGCGATGTTTGCTAATGTTTCACCCATCATTAACGTTGGGGCACCTGCTGCAAACTCAACACATTCTACTCCTCTTTGTACTTCTCCATGAGCCTCTTTATACGATTTTCCATTTTCTTGAACAATGAGTTGAGCTAACTTTTCATGGTTTTCAGTTAAAAGGTAGTGATATTTATAGAGAATTCTTGCTCTTTTTGGAACCGGTGTATCTCTCCATGTTTTAAAAGCTTCGGAGGCTGCTTTCACCGCCAAGTCTAGATCTTCTTTTGACGAAATTGGCACTCTTGCAAGTATCTCACCGGTTGCCGGGTTTGGAACCTCAAGTGTTTCAGTGCTTGTTGCTTCAACCCATTCTCCGTTAATATAGTTACGTAGAACAACTGTTTCATTTTTAGTTACTGTCATATTGATGCCTCCTCTTACTTGTCTGTAATTCTTATTATACTAATCTATGTTAATTATCGCTCATTTTAAACATGCAATCATTAGACATTGTGTAAAATAAGTGGTGATGATTATTCTACAATGTGAACAAAGAAGAAACCTACATAGGTTGTAGGTTTGGTTATGTTCTTTATAATAGGTTTTATGTTCTCATGCAAGTATCTTTTGTTATTTCGCAAGTATTTTCTTAAATTTCACAAGTATTATAGTAAATGTCGCAAGTATTTCTCTATTAATGCAAGTATTTAAGTTATTCTCACAAGTATTGCAATAATTTCCCAAATAAACTAATTCAAAACCTTTATCCTAGTAAGCCTCCCGCTCAACTTCTGTCATTTTCCTCGCAGCTACTAAATATTCATACGATAATATCATAAATTCGATCGTTAATCGCTTTTCATGGTCCATAAAATCTGGGCCAAGTAGTTTTTCTAGCTTTTGTATCCGATGATAGAGTGTTTGCCTTACAATATAAAGTCTTTTGGCTGTCTCTTGTTTTGAGCCATTGCAGGATAAATAGATTTTTAACGTTTCCATCAATTTTCCGTTGTATTTTTCATCATAAGTAATGATTGGTTCTAGATATTCTAGGACAAGTTCATGTAGGTCTAAGTGGCGGTTTAATTGTGAGATGATCCGATAAATGTGAAGGTCTTCGTAAAAGTGGCTTTCTGCTTTGTTTCCAAGTCTTTCTTGGATCCGAATCGTTTCTAGTGCAGTTTGATAGCTTAAATGGGTTGCAGTTATATCATCTACATATTTTCCAATCGCTATTTTCTTCTTTTGTTCACCTATTTGCGACTTAACATTACATACTCTTTCCATTCCTTGCTTGAATCTTTTTTTCCAGGTTGAACTTCCTCTTTCATTTAAAAAAATAAAAATTAAGGTGTTTCTCTTTTCAATCGCAAATAAACTGAACCCCTGTTGTTCGAAAATCGCTCTAACAAATAGTTTGAAGTAGGTTATATCAGCTGATGAGTACTGGTCAAATGACTCAAGTTTAATTAAACAAACAACTACACCTTTCGTTTGAAACTGTGGGTTTATATAGGATAGGTATTCTTTAATCTCTTCTTCTGTATGTACACCTTCTATCCATCCGTTTAGCCACTCGGTTTCTTCCATCCTTCTCTTTTCTTCTACATAAAGTTCACGTAATAATAACTGAGCAAGTGCCGTTGCGGTCCTATCTAATATAAGGTGGTCAAATTCTGTTAACACTCGATCGTCAGAGCAAATAATCAGCTCAGCATAATGATCACCTAATAGTTGAATTGGATTCCTTTCGATTGAGTAAGATGAACTATCATTTTTTTCAATAGATTGTAAGAGTGATTTCCGCTCATTACTACTGCTGATATCAGGTATAAATTGAACTTCCTCATTGCTAAACAATAGTACCACTTGAACCTGTAGATAATGATGAATGAATTTAAGGATCTCAATATAATTTTCAATTGTTAACAGCTTTTTATTAAGTGCTTGTGAGTAGCTTTCTAGGTCGGATATCATCTGGTACTGACGATGGATGAGGAGTGTGTGAATGTCTTGTGTGATTTCTACGAAAGGGACTTCCTTGTGAAAAACAATAATTGGAAAGTGTGATTGATTTGCTAGATCGATGACTTGTTGTGGAATAGTGGATGTAAAGGTACCAATTTCAATACATAGTCCAGCAGCATCTGAGTCGATTAGTTGTTGGACAAGAGAAAGAAAGATGTCATGGTTGTCCTTCCATGCGACACCTGTTGAAAGGATTAACTCACTTCCATTTAATAGATTACGAATGTTAATAATTTCAACAACATGAACCCATTTTACTAAACGGCCTAGCCCCTCTTCTCCAGCAATGATTTCAACATTTTCAAAATGTTTTCTTTCTAAAATATCCTTAACCATGAGATAAGATTTCAATGCTTCGTCTCCCTTATACATAAATTAAAGAATGATATTAATTATAAAACAGAAATCGTTAATTATCTATATTTTCAGAAAACAACTGAAAAACTGGTATGCTTTTGATTAGCTTACCAGTTTCTAAAGTAAAGACTATTCATTTGGATAATATGCATCGTACTCCTGAATCATTCCGTTGAACTTCTCTCTGTCATAAAAGTCTTCCGACTGCCAATAGGCTTTAATCCATTTGATCACTTCAAATGGTGTGTTACCGTTTCTCAGATTGTTATGACTGTATTTTTCATCATCTGCTTTCAGTTTTAAGAAGAATCCCACATACGCTCCTCCTTTTAGGCTTCTTTAGTTTGTTTGATTAGCGTAACCGAGAAATATTTACGAGCATCCGCCGTTTGAATGTGTAGTGTTTCTTGTTCCTTTTCCTTGTTTTCAAAGTCAACAAAAGCCCCACTTAAATTTTCAGTTATGTTCGCGATTTTATAACCATTTTGAAGTAAAAAATCGATTCGGTCTCGCTCTTGTAAAAATTGTTGATAATCGGACATAGTTTGTTCTCCTTTATCAAATAATTTTTATACTCTTACATCTACACTTTCAGGGATAATGACTGGCTCAGGATCTAGGCTAATTTCCCAATCTCGTCCTGCTGTAATGCCTAAATATTTTTCATCACTTGGGTCTTCAATTTCCGCCTGCTTATACTTATTAAAATACCAATACTTACATAATAAGTAATACATAATCGCTCCTACCCCAAAGCCTACGAAGAAAGAATAAGCCGACAACCAATACGCCGCAAATCCACCGATAACCCATGAAATCATACCGGCCATATTAATACCATTCATGTATTTAAACTGACCATCTGCTTTGTAAAGGTCTTGAACATTAACACGCCTTTTACGTAATACATAGTAATCGGTGAAAAGAATACCTACAATTGCTGAAAGTATTCCTCCTATTACTAGTAAGGCTGGAATAATGATTCCAAATAAACTCCATGGCTGAACTACAATTCCAACAATACCTGCAAGGATAACACCTGCCCAAAATGGAACTTTTGGTCCACCTACATTCGAAAATATTGTCGCTGCAGGAATAACATTTGCAGATGTGTTTGTTGACCATTGTGCTAATACAATCATTAGTAGAAGTACTCCTAAAATAAATCCACTTGCCGCCTGTTGTAGTCCAACTACAGGATCATAGTTCATTACCGCAACATAAGACACAGCACCAATAATAACCATAAATGTATTTGTCAATGGCATCGCAATTACACTACCAGCAATTTGCGCTTTATTCCGTTTGAACCAGTTTCGTTCGTTTTTAGGTGCTTTAAAGAATCGAGAGAGTGATGGCATATCAGCAGCTAAAGTAGCCCAGAATCCCATATTACTCATAACAACAACCATAAACGCGGTAAAAGCTGCACCACCAGTGACTGGATTTTCAACCCATGTCCATACATCCCTACCTTCTGCTAACGCTTTGTCAGATAACGAGACATACATCCAAGCAGAGATTAAAATAATGATTGGAGCTGCTAAATCAGCAAAGCGCTCAACCGCCTTAATTCCTAATGCTGTATTCACTAATTGAACTGTTGCAAAAAGAATGAAACAAACAAACCAATTGTCAAATCCAAAGAGAGTTGCTAAAATAGCATTCATCGCGGTTGCACCAAAATAGGTGTTAATACCAAACCAACAGGAAGCTGTAATTCCACGAACTAATGAAGGAATATGAGTACCGATCGTCCCGAATGGGGCCCGCATGTACACCGGAAAAGAGAGCCCATGTTCAACGCCAATATCCCCGATAATCGTCATGAAAATACCGATTAATACCGATCCTAACAGGGTACCAGCAATTACCCAGCCTAGCGGTAAGGTTTGAATGCCTGAACCACCAATAGCAAAGGCTGCTAAAACAACAGCCATCCCAACCCAAATGACTGAGAAACCAAAGGCACTTATTTTCCTGTTACCATGAGAAATGGGAAGTAAATCTGGAGACTTTAAATAGTTTCCGCCTTTTTCCATACAAACACCCCTTTAATATTTTTAATATTCTGAATAATTTATCCATACTTCTTTATTCAGCAAGGTCATTAGACCAGTGGAAGGCATTCTAACATTCCTTCCACTTTACTCTTCATTTAAAGGGTTACAGACTTGTTCTCTTTTGTTTCAAGCGAGTTTCCGTATTTTGCTCGTTTCACATACTGCCCTGCACCAACTGTTCCAACAAACTGTTTATCTCGAATAACAAATTCTCCTCGTGAGAGAACCGTGACAGGTTCACCGGTAACTTCCATTCCCTCAAAGGCACTATAGTCTACAGCCATATGATGTGTTTCCGCAGAAATGGTTCGCTTTACATTTGGATCGAATATAACTAAATCCGCATCAACACCTACAGCAATGGTCCCTTTTCGTGGGTATAATCCAAATAGTTTTGCAATTCTAGTTGATGTAATATCAACAAACTGATTTAAGGAAATTCTGCCTTTTGTTACACCTTCTGAAAATAAAATGCTAAAGCGATCCTCAATAATTGGACCTCCATTTGGAATTTTAGAAAAGTCTCCTCTTCCTAGTTCTTTTTGTCCTTTAAAATCAAATGAACACTGATCAGATCCAACCGTTTGAAGCTGTCCTGTTTTCAATGCCTTCCATAACTCCTCTTGATTCCATTTCTCTCGAAGTGGTGGTGACCAAACATATTTAGCACCTTCAAAATTCGGTTTTTCAAGGTAAGAAATATCTAATACTAAGTATTGCGGGCAGGTTTCTCCCCATACTTCAATGCCGTTTGCTCTTGCTTCTGCAATTTTTCGAGCGGCATCAGCACAGGATACATGTACAACATATAATTGAGAGTTTGCTAGACCTGTTAATGTCGCAGCTCTTCCTGTTGCCTCTCCCTCAATTTCAGGTGGTCTTGTAAGAGCATGATAGATTGGGTCTGTGTTTCCTTCTCTCAGAGCTTTTTTCACTAAGTAATCAATGACGTCTCCATTTTCAGCGTGAACCATAACAAGAGCCCCGAGCTCCTTAGCGGCAAGTAAGGTTTGGAATAGTGTGTCATCATCAGCCTGAAGGACATTTTTATATGCCATAAACACCTTAAATGAAGTAATTCCTTCGTCATTAATAACGGTTGGTAATTCAGTAAGAACCGCTTCGTTTACTTCACCAATCATTAAATGAAATCCATAATCGATCACCGCTTTACCTTTAGACTTTTTATGCCATACATCAATCGCATTTTTTAATGGTTCACCTTTAGTCGATAAGCAAAAGTCAATGATTGTTGTTGTTCCCCCAAATGCAGCAGCAATCGTACCAGTTTCAAAGTCATCCTTGGTTACCGTTCCTCCAAAAGGCATCTCGAGATGTGTGTGGGGATCAATTCCACCTGGAAACACGTAGCAACCATTTGCATCAACAACCTCTGCTCCTTGTTCAGATAAGTGTTGACCTAGTAAACTAATTACCCCATTTTCTATAAAAATGTCAGCTTGATACGTATCTGATGCTGTAACGATGGTACCGTTTTTGATAAGCTTCTTCATTTTTGCCCTCCTAACAGATGGTTATTTTTTCACAGTTTCGGTACTACAGGAAACCGCTCCTAAGGCAGCTTGACGTTCGTTCCATGTCATAGGTGGAAGTTCATTCGGTATCTCTACCATATCGATTGCACCATCGACTGGACACACAATCGAGCATAAGTTACATCCAACACAATCTACTTCTCTCACTTTTAAAATATTGTAGCCATTGCCATCCTTCAACATATCAATACATTGATGTGACGTGTCTTCACAGGCGATGTGACACTTATTGCAGTTAATACACACATCATTGTTAATTCTGGCAACAATCTTATAATTAAGATCTAAATCGCCCCAGTCTGAGTACTTAGCAACTGACTTTCCGACTAAATCCATTGCAGAAGCCAGCCCTTTTTCATCTAAATAATTACTTAATCCTTCAATCATGTCCTCAACAATCCTAAAACCATGGTGCATTACAGCTGTACATACTTGAACGCCGGTTGCACCCATTAACATAAATTCAACAACATTTTGCCAGTTTGATATTCCGCCAATTCCTGAGATTGGGATATTTATCCTCGGGTTTCTCGCACAGTCTCCAACCATGTGAAGAGCAATTGGCTTAACCGCTGGACCACAATATCCACCATGTGCACCTTTCCCACCAACATGTGGAATGGTGTCCCACGTATTTATGTCGACTCCTGCTAAACTATTAATTGTATTAATCATACTGATGGCATCGGCGCCACCTCTTACTGCTGCCTCTGCCGTTACAGTAATATCTGTAATATTAGGTGTGAGCTTAACAATAACTGGGGTTTTGGCAGCTTCTTTTACCCAGTAAGTTTGCTTTTCAACAAGTTCTGGCACTTGCCCCGAAGCAGATCCCATTCCTCTTTCAGCCATCCCATGTGGACATCCAAAATTTAGCTCTAGACCATCAACTCCAACATCTTCAACTCGTTTTACAATCTCATGCCATTTTTCCTGTTTTGGCTCAACCATAAGCGATGCAATGATCGCATGGTTTGGAAATCGCTTCTTCGTTTCATAGATTTCCTTTAGATTTACCTCTAAAGGTCTATCAGTAATGAGCTCTATATTATTAAACCCAGCAACTCTTTGGCCATTAAAGCTAACCGCTGCAAAACGAGATGACACGTTTAGAATTGGTTCGCCCAGTGTTTTCCAAACAGCTCCGCCCCAACCAGCTTCAAACGCTCGTTGAACCTGATACCCTGAATTCGTTGGAGGAGCAGAAGCTAACCAAAAAGGATTGGGTGATTTTATGCCTGCTAAATTAATACTTAAATCTGCCATTCTCTTACCTCCGTTCTATTTAGTGATTATGCTGTTTCTATCGATTGTTTTGATAATAGTTTATGAATTGCATAAGCGGTCTCTTTGCCTTGTTGTGCTGCAGAAACGACCATGGCCTCACCCTGACCCTTCCCAAAAATAACATCTCCACAAGCAAACACCTTTTCATTGGAGGTTTGATACGTATTCTGATCAATTTTCACAACACCGCCTGAGTGTTCAAGCTGGAACTTCTCAAGCAACTCCACATATCTGGATTGACCGATTGCCTTAATTACAGCATCTACTTCAAGCGTGAACTCAGAGCCCTCAATAGGCACAGGACGCCTACGACCATCTTCACCTGGCTCAGTTAATTTCATCTTGATACATTCAATGGCTTTCACTTGACCTTGCTCATTACCAATAATTCGAGTCGGAGCCGTTAACCATCTGAATTCAACCCCATCTTGCTTAGCGAATTCGTATTCAAAATCATAAGCAGTCATTTCCTCGATTGTTCGTCTGTAAAGGATTTTGACATTTTCAGCCCCGAGACGTACTGAACAGGTTGCACCATCGATTGCTGTATTACCAGCACCAATGACCACTACTTTTTTATCTAAAAATTGATCTGAGATTGGTGTTGTTTTTGTATTTTTCACAAACTCTATCGCGTCGTAGACTCCATTTAATTCTTCACCTGGAATTCCAAGATTCGGCACACTTGACATACCAACTGCTAGAATCACGTAATCGTAGTTATTTAGAATCTCTTCAACCGGAATATCTACTCCAACTCTAGTATTCGTCTGGATTTTCACATCCAAGCTTTTTACTTGGTTTACTTCCCAGAATGAAATCTGCTGTGGCAGTCTAAACGAAACTATACCGTACGTGTTTAATCCACCTGCTTTTTCTTCTGCTTCAAAAATGGTCACATCATACCCTAGTAAACCTAGCTCTCTAGCAGCAGATAAGCCCGCTGGTCCACCACCAACAACGGCAACTGATTTCCCGTTCTTCTGACCAGGCTTGAACAAAACTTGCTCATTTTGAATTGCCCAGTCAGTTGCATATCGCTGTAAATTTCCAATCATGATCGGCTTTGTTGAATGATTTAAAACACATGCACCTTCGCATAATTCCTCTGTTGGACATACTCGTGCACAGCTTGCCCCAATTGGATTGGCTGTCATAATGGTCTTTGCAGAGCCTTTGACATTTCCTGATGCAATCTTTTTTATAAAAGTCGGAATATCAATCCCAGTCGGGCAAGCCTGAATACAGGGAGCATCATAGCAATACAGACAGCGATTCGATTCTTCTATCGCTTCTTGTTTTGTTAGACCTGGATGAACTTCTTGAAAGTTCTTAGATAAATCATTAAATGAAATTCTAGCTTGGTTTCCGTTACTCACCATTTATGCCTCCTTTAGTAGATTTATAAGAATGATGGCTAAATAAGACAGGGCCTTACCATTTGCATGTATGTAAAGCCCTAATGAAATCGAGATTATGGTAATAAGGATGTCATTTCTTGATAAGTTTCCGGACGGCGATCACGATAGAATTGCCATGTATCACGAACCTCACGAATCAACTTTTTATTCATTTCTCCAATGATCACTTCATCTTGATCACGGCTTCCCATTGCAACAAAATTTCCTCGAGGATCAACCAAATATGATTGTCCGTAAAATTCACCCATGTTCCAAGGACCTTCAAACCCTACACGGTTTATTGCCCCTAGAAAGTATCCATTCGCTACAGCATGTGCAGGCTGTTCAAGCTTCCATAAATATTCCGAAAGTCCCGCTACTGTAGCAGAAGGATTGAATACAACTTCAGCACCTTTTAAACCTAGTATTCTAGCACCTTCTGGGAAGTGACGATCATAACAAATATAAACGCCTACTTTTGCAAAAGCCGTATCAAAAACTGGATATCCTAGATTACCAGGTTTAAAATAGAATTTTTCCCAAAAACCATACCCATCATTCCCTACACCAACATGAGGAATGTGCTGCTTACGGTATTTTCCTAGATAGGATCCATCTGCATCTATAACAGCAGCTGTGTTATAGTATGTAGCGATACCCTCTCGTTCATAGATTGGTAATACGATCACAACCCCGAGTTCTTTTGCTAGTTCCTGAAAGCGTTTTGTAGTTGAACCATTAGGGATTTCTTCGGCTGCATCATACCATTTCGTATTTTGCTCAGAGCAAAAGTATGGTCCATAAAAAATCTCTTGAAGGCAGATAATCTGTGCACCTTTTGCCTTAGCCTCTCTTACTAGCTTTATATGTTTTTCAATGGCTTTTTCTTTGTGAACCTCTACTGGTTGGTTTCCATCTACATCGTTCGAAGCTTGAATAAGACCAATTTTCACTTGATCTGACATCGGAAATGCCCCCCT
This window contains:
- a CDS encoding cytosine permease; this translates as MEKGGNYLKSPDLLPISHGNRKISAFGFSVIWVGMAVVLAAFAIGGSGIQTLPLGWVIAGTLLGSVLIGIFMTIIGDIGVEHGLSFPVYMRAPFGTIGTHIPSLVRGITASCWFGINTYFGATAMNAILATLFGFDNWFVCFILFATVQLVNTALGIKAVERFADLAAPIIILISAWMYVSLSDKALAEGRDVWTWVENPVTGGAAFTAFMVVVMSNMGFWATLAADMPSLSRFFKAPKNERNWFKRNKAQIAGSVIAMPLTNTFMVIIGAVSYVAVMNYDPVVGLQQAASGFILGVLLLMIVLAQWSTNTSANVIPAATIFSNVGGPKVPFWAGVILAGIVGIVVQPWSLFGIIIPALLVIGGILSAIVGILFTDYYVLRKRRVNVQDLYKADGQFKYMNGINMAGMISWVIGGFAAYWLSAYSFFVGFGVGAIMYYLLCKYWYFNKYKQAEIEDPSDEKYLGITAGRDWEISLDPEPVIIPESVDVRV
- the hydA gene encoding dihydropyrimidinase, whose translation is MKKLIKNGTIVTASDTYQADIFIENGVISLLGQHLSEQGAEVVDANGCYVFPGGIDPHTHLEMPFGGTVTKDDFETGTIAAAFGGTTTIIDFCLSTKGEPLKNAIDVWHKKSKGKAVIDYGFHLMIGEVNEAVLTELPTVINDEGITSFKVFMAYKNVLQADDDTLFQTLLAAKELGALVMVHAENGDVIDYLVKKALREGNTDPIYHALTRPPEIEGEATGRAATLTGLANSQLYVVHVSCADAARKIAEARANGIEVWGETCPQYLVLDISYLEKPNFEGAKYVWSPPLREKWNQEELWKALKTGQLQTVGSDQCSFDFKGQKELGRGDFSKIPNGGPIIEDRFSILFSEGVTKGRISLNQFVDITSTRIAKLFGLYPRKGTIAVGVDADLVIFDPNVKRTISAETHHMAVDYSAFEGMEVTGEPVTVLSRGEFVIRDKQFVGTVGAGQYVKRAKYGNSLETKENKSVTL
- the preA gene encoding NAD-dependent dihydropyrimidine dehydrogenase subunit PreA; this translates as MADLSINLAGIKSPNPFWLASAPPTNSGYQVQRAFEAGWGGAVWKTLGEPILNVSSRFAAVSFNGQRVAGFNNIELITDRPLEVNLKEIYETKKRFPNHAIIASLMVEPKQEKWHEIVKRVEDVGVDGLELNFGCPHGMAERGMGSASGQVPELVEKQTYWVKEAAKTPVIVKLTPNITDITVTAEAAVRGGADAISMINTINSLAGVDINTWDTIPHVGGKGAHGGYCGPAVKPIALHMVGDCARNPRINIPISGIGGISNWQNVVEFMLMGATGVQVCTAVMHHGFRIVEDMIEGLSNYLDEKGLASAMDLVGKSVAKYSDWGDLDLNYKIVARINNDVCINCNKCHIACEDTSHQCIDMLKDGNGYNILKVREVDCVGCNLCSIVCPVDGAIDMVEIPNELPPMTWNERQAALGAVSCSTETVKK
- a CDS encoding NAD(P)-dependent oxidoreductase, which translates into the protein MVSNGNQARISFNDLSKNFQEVHPGLTKQEAIEESNRCLYCYDAPCIQACPTGIDIPTFIKKIASGNVKGSAKTIMTANPIGASCARVCPTEELCEGACVLNHSTKPIMIGNLQRYATDWAIQNEQVLFKPGQKNGKSVAVVGGGPAGLSAARELGLLGYDVTIFEAEEKAGGLNTYGIVSFRLPQQISFWEVNQVKSLDVKIQTNTRVGVDIPVEEILNNYDYVILAVGMSSVPNLGIPGEELNGVYDAIEFVKNTKTTPISDQFLDKKVVVIGAGNTAIDGATCSVRLGAENVKILYRRTIEEMTAYDFEYEFAKQDGVEFRWLTAPTRIIGNEQGQVKAIECIKMKLTEPGEDGRRRPVPIEGSEFTLEVDAVIKAIGQSRYVELLEKFQLEHSGGVVKIDQNTYQTSNEKVFACGDVIFGKGQGEAMVVSAAQQGKETAYAIHKLLSKQSIETA